In Sedimenticola thiotaurini, the following proteins share a genomic window:
- the frr gene encoding ribosome recycling factor, protein MIDDIKKDATTRMGKSVDALDNELAKVRTGRAHPSLLDHLTVSYYGSDVPLNQVANVTVDDSRTLAVTPWEKNMVQTIEKAIMNSDLGLNPNTAGTVIRVPLPPLTEERRKDLIRVVRGEAEQARVAVRNIRRDANSELKNLVKEKLISEDDERRGQEIIQKLTDQHIKEIDEHLAEKEKDLMSI, encoded by the coding sequence ATGATCGATGACATAAAAAAAGACGCGACAACGCGCATGGGAAAAAGTGTGGACGCGCTGGATAATGAGCTGGCAAAGGTGCGTACCGGTCGGGCGCACCCCAGTCTGCTGGATCACTTGACCGTCTCCTATTACGGCTCTGATGTACCGCTAAACCAGGTGGCCAACGTTACCGTGGATGATTCCCGGACCCTGGCGGTAACGCCCTGGGAAAAGAACATGGTGCAAACCATCGAAAAGGCGATCATGAACTCCGATCTCGGCTTGAATCCCAACACAGCCGGAACGGTGATCCGGGTACCGCTGCCACCGCTGACGGAAGAGCGCAGAAAGGATCTGATCCGGGTCGTTCGTGGCGAGGCCGAGCAGGCACGGGTAGCGGTACGGAATATTCGTCGCGATGCCAACAGTGAGCTGAAAAACCTGGTGAAAGAGAAGCTGATCTCGGAAGACGATGAGCGGCGTGGCCAGGAGATTATCCAGAAACTGACTGATCAGCACATCAAGGAGATTGATGAGCATCTGGCAGAAAAAGAGAAGGATCTGATGTCGATCTAA
- a CDS encoding phosphatidate cytidylyltransferase: MLLHRILTALVLLPLVILGVLYLPSAGFALLLAAVILVGTHEWTRLAGLTRPMHKVAYLLGMALVMGLLYLLLPLPFFSLGLFAAASLGWLVVSWLIIRYQPGQATEAGQPAKLLIGCFVLLPTWAALVYLHGMGSDGPALVLYTLSLSWVADTGAYFAGRQWGRVKLSPHISPKKTREGVYGALLAVGLWSGLLIWIRPETGNLPQVVMLCLLVCLVSVVGDLFESLLKRQAGIKDSGNLLPGHGGILDRIDSLTAVAPVFTLGLLLLGSGK; this comes from the coding sequence ATGCTGTTACACCGTATTCTGACCGCATTGGTTCTGCTGCCCCTGGTGATACTGGGGGTGCTCTATCTGCCATCTGCCGGTTTTGCCCTGCTGTTGGCTGCCGTGATACTCGTCGGTACCCATGAATGGACCCGTCTGGCCGGATTAACCCGACCCATGCATAAAGTGGCTTACCTGCTGGGTATGGCGCTGGTGATGGGGCTGCTCTATCTGCTGCTTCCTTTGCCGTTTTTCAGCCTGGGACTGTTTGCTGCCGCCAGCCTGGGCTGGCTGGTGGTCAGTTGGTTAATTATTCGTTACCAGCCTGGGCAAGCGACAGAGGCCGGCCAGCCAGCCAAGTTGCTGATCGGCTGTTTTGTGTTGCTGCCAACCTGGGCCGCGCTGGTATATCTGCATGGTATGGGTTCGGACGGACCCGCTTTGGTGCTCTACACCCTGTCGCTCTCCTGGGTGGCGGATACCGGGGCCTACTTCGCGGGCCGACAGTGGGGCCGCGTGAAGCTGTCACCCCATATCAGCCCGAAAAAGACCCGTGAAGGTGTCTATGGAGCGTTGCTCGCCGTTGGCCTGTGGAGTGGCCTATTGATCTGGATACGTCCCGAGACCGGCAATCTGCCCCAGGTGGTAATGCTCTGTCTGCTGGTCTGCCTGGTATCGGTGGTTGGTGATCTGTTTGAGAGTCTGCTGAAGCGGCAGGCCGGTATCAAGGATAGTGGTAATCTGCTGCCCGGCCATGGCGGCATTCTGGACCGAATCGATAGTCTGACGGCGGTGGCCCCCGTGTTTACCCTGGGACTGTTGTTGCTTGGGAGTGGTAAGTGA
- the pyrH gene encoding UMP kinase, with the protein MSELICRRILLKLSGEALMGSQSFGIDPDVIRRVAEDVKGLVDSGIQVGLVIGGGNIFRGEGLAKAGIDRVSGDHMGMLATVMNALAMQNSLLKLGVAARTMSAISMEQVCETYVRRRAVEHLENGEVVLFAAGTGNPFFTTDSAASLRAIEIDADLMIKATKVDGIYSADPMKDPKAQFYPRISYDKALAEGLKVMDATAIVLCRDNQMPLRVMNINAPGALLRLVKGEEIGSLVESGNDR; encoded by the coding sequence ATGTCTGAGTTGATTTGCCGGCGCATCCTGCTCAAGCTGAGCGGAGAGGCCTTGATGGGGTCGCAATCCTTCGGCATCGATCCTGACGTGATCCGCCGGGTGGCCGAGGATGTAAAAGGGCTGGTCGACTCCGGTATCCAGGTCGGTCTGGTGATCGGAGGCGGGAATATATTTCGTGGTGAGGGGTTGGCTAAGGCCGGTATCGACCGGGTTTCCGGCGACCATATGGGCATGCTGGCTACCGTGATGAATGCACTGGCCATGCAGAACTCCCTGTTGAAGCTGGGTGTGGCTGCCCGTACCATGTCCGCCATCAGTATGGAACAGGTGTGTGAGACCTACGTGCGCAGAAGGGCCGTGGAGCATCTTGAGAACGGTGAGGTTGTCCTGTTTGCCGCCGGCACCGGCAACCCGTTTTTCACCACCGATTCCGCTGCCAGCCTCAGGGCGATAGAGATAGATGCGGACCTGATGATCAAAGCCACCAAGGTCGACGGCATATATTCGGCCGATCCGATGAAAGACCCCAAGGCCCAATTTTATCCCCGCATCAGCTATGATAAGGCGCTGGCTGAGGGCCTGAAGGTGATGGATGCCACGGCAATTGTATTGTGTCGTGATAACCAGATGCCGCTGCGGGTAATGAATATCAATGCCCCGGGCGCTCTGTTGCGCCTGGTGAAAGGCGAGGAAATCGGTTCCCTTGTGGAGAGTGGAAATGATCGATGA
- the uppS gene encoding polyprenyl diphosphate synthase: protein MDGNGRWAKQRDLPRHAGHKAGVKSVRASVEQSVKRGIEVLTLFAFSSENWKRPEKEVSLLMDLFMVALQREVKRLKRNNVRLRIIGDRSAFSEKLQQRIAAAEASTADNSGLVLQIAANYGGRWDIVQAVRKLARSVEAGELAADQITESAVASGLSFADLPDPDLFIRTGGEQRISNFMLWQSAYTELYFTDRYWPDFDADAFDAALDFFASRQRRFGMTGEQLPDTATQDLGD, encoded by the coding sequence ATGGATGGCAATGGGCGGTGGGCCAAACAACGCGATCTGCCACGCCACGCCGGACACAAAGCGGGGGTTAAATCGGTCCGTGCCAGTGTGGAACAGTCGGTGAAGCGCGGTATCGAAGTCCTGACCCTGTTTGCCTTCAGCAGTGAAAACTGGAAGCGCCCTGAAAAAGAGGTATCGCTGCTGATGGACCTCTTTATGGTGGCTTTGCAGCGTGAAGTGAAGCGCCTCAAACGCAACAACGTGCGGCTGCGGATTATTGGTGATCGCAGTGCATTTTCCGAAAAGCTCCAACAACGTATCGCCGCCGCAGAGGCGTCAACAGCCGATAACAGTGGCCTGGTGTTGCAGATTGCCGCGAACTACGGTGGTCGCTGGGATATCGTCCAGGCAGTCAGGAAGCTGGCCCGCAGCGTCGAGGCCGGTGAGTTGGCAGCGGACCAGATTACCGAGTCTGCGGTAGCTTCCGGGCTCTCTTTTGCAGATCTGCCGGACCCGGATCTGTTTATCCGCACCGGTGGTGAGCAGCGCATCAGTAATTTCATGTTATGGCAGTCCGCCTACACGGAACTCTATTTTACCGACAGGTACTGGCCCGATTTTGACGCGGATGCCTTCGATGCCGCGCTGGACTTTTTTGCCAGCCGACAGCGTCGTTTTGGTATGACCGGGGAGCAGTTGCCGGATACCGCAACGCAGGATTTGGGCGACTGA
- the tsf gene encoding translation elongation factor Ts, translating to MAITASLVKELRERTGSGMMECKKALVETNGDIDAAIENMRKSGQAKAAKKAGRTAADGLIVIQMTDDNKKGVMVEVNCETDFVAKDENFTSFADAVAQRALASDVATVEELLNAPLHDGEETTINTAREALIVKIGENMNVRRFERFESANGRLASYSHGSRIGVIVDIEGGDDELAKDIAMHVAASNPTCVSAEQVPADMLEKEREIFKVQALESGKPENIVDKIVDGRVRKFLSEITLLGQAFVKDPDITVEKLLAGAGAKVNTFKRFEVGEGIEKKQENFADEVMAQVRGD from the coding sequence ATGGCGATAACAGCCTCTCTGGTAAAGGAACTGCGTGAACGGACCGGTTCCGGCATGATGGAATGCAAAAAAGCATTGGTCGAGACCAATGGCGATATCGATGCAGCCATCGAAAACATGCGTAAATCAGGACAGGCAAAGGCTGCCAAGAAAGCGGGACGTACCGCAGCTGATGGCCTGATAGTCATCCAGATGACCGATGACAACAAAAAGGGTGTGATGGTTGAAGTCAACTGTGAAACCGATTTTGTTGCCAAGGACGAGAATTTCACCTCTTTTGCCGATGCTGTCGCACAGCGCGCGTTGGCATCTGATGTTGCGACCGTCGAGGAGCTGCTGAATGCTCCGCTGCACGATGGGGAAGAGACCACCATTAACACCGCCCGTGAAGCCCTGATCGTCAAGATCGGCGAGAACATGAACGTGCGTCGGTTTGAGCGCTTCGAGTCTGCCAATGGTCGTCTGGCCAGTTACAGCCACGGTTCCCGCATCGGCGTGATCGTGGATATTGAAGGCGGGGACGATGAGCTGGCGAAAGATATCGCCATGCACGTTGCAGCCAGCAACCCGACCTGCGTTTCCGCAGAACAGGTGCCGGCCGACATGTTGGAGAAGGAGCGCGAGATATTCAAGGTACAGGCGCTGGAGAGCGGCAAACCAGAGAATATCGTGGACAAGATCGTGGATGGTCGTGTGCGTAAGTTCCTGTCTGAAATCACCCTGTTGGGCCAGGCCTTTGTGAAGGACCCGGATATCACGGTGGAGAAACTGCTGGCTGGCGCAGGCGCCAAGGTCAACACCTTCAAACGCTTCGAGGTGGGCGAGGGCATTGAGAAAAAGCAGGAAAACTTTGCCGACGAGGTGATGGCGCAGGTTCGCGGCGATTAA